From Ptychodera flava strain L36383 chromosome 2, AS_Pfla_20210202, whole genome shotgun sequence, the proteins below share one genomic window:
- the LOC139120004 gene encoding membrane-spanning 4-domains subfamily A member 4D-like, with translation MLPQQLQQQQQYYASQPTQAVQGRPRGNANGTGKRPGFASRATMVFGIFQIIFGGICVLQGITAVVIVCKVSESGTGIWCGVMFAVAGSFGIAASLKKTNAMIITTMVLSIISATMAGIACIISVFAAVIEENCYQWDGDWYPYYCDTEYDGRVAVDSLLAVVALAELVIAVLQSAFCCSAYCCNQKLSASPMYIALRTSAGANNGFPVTVIQNEPKQQMAPSGVELVPHYPNHGQVPQGYVLKCSQSAAISNWNHNLALCINKDNSYSSHSNNTEKCQSYRPSCRLINRSNQCYVLQWINNNNRVP, from the exons ATGCTACCTCAGCAGCTGCAACAGCAGCAGCAATACTATGCCAGCCAGCCAACCCAGGCTGTGCAGGGACGACCCCGAGGAAACGCCAACGGAACGGGGAAACGTCCAGGCTTTGCTTCACGGGCGACCATGGTCTTTGGAATCTTCCAGATCATATTCGGCGGCATTTGTGTTCTGCAGGGTATTACTGCCGTCGTTATCGTATGTAAAGTTAGTGAATCTGGTACTGGTATATGGTGTGGTGTTATG ttcGCAGTTGCAGGATCGTTCGGGATAGCTGCATCGTTGAAGAAGACGAACGCGATG ATAATTACCACCATGGTTCTATCTATAATCTCGGCAACTATGGCAGGCATTGCATGTATTATAAGCGTCTTCGCAGCagttattgaagaaaattgttACCAATGGGACGGTGACTGGTACCCATATTACTGTGATACAGAATAT GATGGCAGAGTTGCTGTTGACAGTCTACTGGCGGTCGTAGCATTAGCTGAATTAGTGATTGCAGTCCTTCAGTCTGCTTTCTGCTGTTCAGCGTACTGCTGTAATCAAAAGCTCTCAGCGTCACCG ATGTATATTGCCTTGAGGACATCCGCAGGGGCCAATAACGGCTTCCCGGTGACCGTAATCCAAAACGAACCCAAACAGCAGATGGCGCCCTCTGGAGTTGAGCTTGTGCCACATTATCCAA ACCATGGACAAGTACCACAAGGTTACGTGTTGAAGTGCAGCCAGTCTGCAGCAATATCCAACTGGAACCACAACCTGGCTTTGTGTATCAACAAGGACAATAGCTACAGTTCCCACAGCAACAACACCGAGAAGTGCCAGAGTTACAGACCCAGCTGCCGCCTTATCAACCGCAGCAATCAATGTTATGTGCTGCAGTggatcaacaacaacaacagagtTCCTTAA